From one Candidatus Polarisedimenticolia bacterium genomic stretch:
- a CDS encoding ATP-binding protein: MLAHELRNPLGPIRNAAHYMRLKEVSPDFCPPLEMIERQVRHMVRLIDDLLDVSRISRGALELRLEEIRFAEVVDAAVDACRVEIQEHRHTLRVNLPKHAVLLRGDRARLIQILCNLLTNAAKFTPPGGVIELNATTRGGTLVLRVIDNGMGIAPGKLNAIFDLFTQVDRSLERQGGLGIGLTLVRQLIELHGGSIEAKSDGVGRGSEFILTLPIRAGDEASAEVSAGPARVSPGRPRRILVADDSHDAAKSLTLLLRQCGHEVYTAFDGMEAVLSAQECRPEVMIVDIGMPKMNGYEVARRIRELPWAKGVCLVALTGWGQEADRHRARESGFDTHLVKPVDPDAINALLSKL; encoded by the coding sequence TCGAGCGGCAGGTCAGGCACATGGTTCGGCTCATCGACGACCTGCTGGATGTCTCACGCATCTCGCGCGGTGCACTGGAGCTCCGGCTCGAGGAGATCCGGTTCGCGGAGGTCGTCGACGCCGCGGTCGACGCTTGCAGAGTGGAGATCCAAGAGCATCGCCACACGCTGCGTGTGAATCTGCCGAAGCATGCTGTCTTGCTACGAGGGGATCGGGCACGCTTGATTCAGATACTCTGCAACCTGCTCACCAACGCAGCCAAGTTCACTCCTCCAGGTGGGGTCATCGAGCTGAACGCGACGACGAGGGGCGGAACTCTCGTGTTGCGCGTCATCGACAACGGCATGGGGATCGCTCCCGGGAAGCTCAACGCGATCTTCGATCTCTTCACACAAGTGGACCGGTCGCTGGAGCGGCAGGGTGGATTGGGCATAGGGCTCACGCTGGTGCGACAGCTGATTGAGCTTCACGGCGGCAGCATCGAAGCCAAGAGTGATGGCGTCGGACGCGGGAGCGAGTTCATTCTCACGCTGCCCATCAGGGCCGGAGATGAAGCCTCTGCGGAGGTCTCGGCCGGCCCCGCACGGGTGAGCCCCGGCAGACCACGGCGAATCCTGGTGGCTGACGACAGTCACGACGCGGCGAAGAGTCTCACCCTCCTCCTTCGTCAGTGTGGGCACGAGGTCTATACGGCTTTCGATGGCATGGAAGCGGTGTTGTCGGCACAGGAGTGTCGGCCTGAGGTCATGATTGTCGACATCGGAATGCCGAAAATGAACGGCTACGAGGTCGCCCGGCGGATCCGCGAGCTGCCGTGGGCCAAGGGTGTCTGTCTCGTGGCGCTCACGGGCTGGGGGCAGGAAGCGGACCGCCATCGTGCCAGGGAATCCGGGTTCGACACCCACCTCGTGAAACCGGTCGACCCGGACGCTATCAACGCCTTGCTCTCCAAGCTCTGA
- a CDS encoding DUF3185 domain-containing protein, with amino-acid sequence MKARTLTAYILIALGIMAFIYQGITYKTRETALDLGPLQVTRQRTRTLPIPPIVGAVALLSGLALLVARGAGVTAPVIKAK; translated from the coding sequence ATGAAGGCAAGAACCCTTACCGCCTACATCCTCATCGCTCTGGGGATCATGGCATTCATCTACCAGGGCATTACCTACAAAACCCGGGAGACGGCCCTCGATCTGGGCCCTCTCCAGGTGACCCGCCAGAGGACCCGGACCCTTCCCATCCCGCCCATCGTGGGAGCCGTCGCATTGCTGAGCGGCCTCGCGTTGCTGGTAGCCAGAGGCGCCGGAGTGACGGCGCCGGTCATCAAGGCCAAATAA